One Polaribacter sp. KT25b DNA segment encodes these proteins:
- a CDS encoding sugar MFS transporter — translation MTQNQQKNTLVPILIIAGLFFIFGFVTWVNSALIPFMKTINELTDAQSYLVASASYISFVVMALPASYIINKIGYKKGMSLGLITMAIGALIFIPAAEARTYWLFLLAIFIQGAGMTLLQTASNPYITILGPMESAAKRIAIMGIANKVAGSLGSVIFGTLLLSGIGSIKEKLLVVDEAEKANVLNTMADSVVAPYIVMAVVLFLLGILIRKAPLPNVEAQPIKVSEIGKKAKTSIFQFPHLWLGVLALFLYVGVEVVAGDTIISYGISLNIPVEEAKFFTLFTLMAMVVTYALGVFLIPKYISQSFALKASAILGIILSFCIVLTTGFTSVLFVAALGIANALVWPAIWPLALTGLGKFTKTGSALLIMAISGGAIIPPLYGALVDHKKVALITSGILEPSALAEASSFGYWILLPCYLVILYYAFFGHKVGLKKE, via the coding sequence ATGACACAAAATCAACAAAAAAACACCTTAGTACCCATTCTTATTATTGCGGGATTATTTTTTATTTTCGGGTTTGTTACTTGGGTAAACAGTGCGTTAATTCCGTTTATGAAAACCATTAACGAGTTAACAGACGCACAGTCTTACCTTGTTGCCTCTGCATCGTATATTTCTTTTGTGGTTATGGCGTTGCCTGCATCTTATATCATTAATAAAATAGGGTATAAAAAAGGAATGTCTTTAGGATTAATTACTATGGCAATTGGCGCATTAATTTTTATTCCTGCAGCAGAAGCAAGAACCTATTGGCTTTTTTTATTAGCAATTTTTATTCAAGGCGCTGGTATGACTTTATTACAAACCGCTTCAAATCCATATATAACCATTTTAGGCCCAATGGAAAGCGCTGCAAAACGAATTGCTATTATGGGAATTGCGAATAAAGTTGCAGGATCTTTAGGGTCTGTAATTTTTGGAACTCTTTTACTCTCTGGTATAGGCAGTATTAAAGAAAAATTATTGGTGGTTGATGAGGCAGAGAAAGCAAATGTATTAAACACCATGGCAGATAGCGTGGTTGCACCTTATATTGTAATGGCTGTAGTGTTATTTTTATTAGGAATTTTAATAAGAAAAGCACCTTTACCAAATGTAGAAGCGCAACCTATTAAAGTTTCTGAAATCGGCAAAAAAGCGAAAACAAGTATTTTTCAGTTTCCACATTTATGGTTAGGCGTATTGGCGTTATTTTTATACGTTGGTGTAGAGGTAGTTGCGGGTGATACAATTATTTCCTACGGAATCTCTTTAAACATTCCGGTTGAGGAGGCGAAGTTCTTTACCTTATTTACGCTTATGGCAATGGTGGTAACTTATGCTTTGGGGGTCTTTTTAATTCCAAAATATATCAGTCAGTCTTTTGCATTAAAGGCAAGTGCTATTTTAGGAATCATTTTATCGTTTTGTATTGTTTTAACTACCGGATTTACCTCTGTGCTTTTTGTGGCAGCTTTAGGTATTGCAAATGCGTTAGTTTGGCCAGCAATTTGGCCTTTAGCATTAACAGGTTTAGGTAAATTTACTAAAACAGGATCGGCTTTGTTAATTATGGCAATTTCTGGAGGTGCAATTATTCCGCCTTTATATGGTGCGTTGGTAGATCATAAAAAAGTAGCATTAATTACATCAGGAATACTAGAACCAAGTGCTTTAGCAGAAGCTTCTTCTTTTGGATATTGGATTCTATTACCGTGTTATTTGGTAATTTTATATTATGCCTTCTTTGGTCATAAAGTTGGGTTGAAAAAAGAATAA
- a CDS encoding RagB/SusD family nutrient uptake outer membrane protein, whose protein sequence is MKKIIYILVFSLSFIACDDYLDIEPTGQIIPKSVNDYRSFLTAAYAITKNSKVLTTYRSDELSLSTSSVGIEQYEDLFIWNDLNPSPLTTAYPYATIYNIIFYTNHVINNADTMIGDTLEKEQLLGEAYALRALQYFDLINLYAKPFNAATASKDAGVPITTVYDSEKEYTRATVQEVYNLILNDLNEAEILINTDTQESGYKYRFSTLAVKAFKARVYLYQKEWEKAITSSSEALSINSGLQNLNSDNSIMPSEYNSVEAILALEKVSSFDITSNASISENLLSIYNQAEDLRFASYFYKDSDGTYHSNKSAETKFKSSFRTAEMYLIQAESYAQLNASTEAKEKLLELAVNRYTSDGMAAYTLKVNALNAGDLLTEILEERRREFAIEGHRWNDLRRTTQPLLTKTYDGETYQLDKNDARYTIPFPDDATINNPNL, encoded by the coding sequence ATGAAAAAAATAATATATATACTGGTTTTTTCACTAAGTTTTATTGCTTGTGATGACTATTTAGATATAGAGCCAACAGGCCAAATTATACCTAAAAGTGTAAATGATTACAGAAGTTTTTTAACTGCAGCTTATGCCATTACAAAAAACTCTAAAGTATTAACAACTTACAGATCAGATGAATTAAGTTTAAGTACTAGTTCTGTAGGTATAGAACAGTACGAAGATCTTTTTATTTGGAACGATTTAAACCCAAGTCCGTTAACTACTGCATATCCTTATGCTACAATTTATAACATCATATTTTACACCAATCATGTTATAAATAATGCAGATACTATGATAGGTGATACTTTAGAAAAAGAACAATTATTAGGAGAAGCTTATGCTTTAAGAGCCTTGCAATATTTCGATTTAATTAATTTATATGCAAAACCTTTTAATGCTGCAACTGCAAGTAAAGATGCTGGTGTGCCTATAACTACAGTATACGATTCTGAAAAAGAATACACTAGAGCAACAGTACAAGAGGTTTATAATTTAATTTTAAACGATCTTAATGAGGCGGAAATACTCATAAATACAGATACTCAAGAATCTGGGTATAAGTACCGTTTTTCTACACTAGCTGTTAAAGCTTTTAAAGCTCGTGTTTATCTATACCAAAAAGAATGGGAAAAGGCAATAACATCTTCTTCAGAAGCTTTATCGATTAATAGTGGTCTACAAAATTTAAATTCTGATAATTCTATAATGCCATCAGAATATAACTCGGTAGAAGCAATTTTAGCACTAGAAAAAGTATCTTCTTTCGATATTACATCTAATGCAAGTATTTCAGAGAATTTATTATCTATTTATAATCAAGCAGAAGATTTACGTTTTGCAAGTTATTTTTATAAAGATAGTGATGGTACTTATCATTCTAATAAAAGTGCCGAAACCAAATTTAAAAGTTCTTTTAGAACAGCAGAAATGTATTTAATTCAGGCAGAAAGTTACGCTCAACTAAATGCATCAACAGAAGCAAAAGAAAAACTACTTGAGTTAGCAGTAAACAGATATACATCAGATGGGATGGCGGCTTATACACTAAAAGTTAATGCATTAAATGCAGGTGATCTACTAACAGAAATTTTAGAAGAACGTAGAAGAGAATTTGCAATTGAAGGGCATAGATGGAACGATTTAAGAAGAACTACACAGCCTTTACTTACAAAAACTTACGATGGTGAAACCTATCAATTAGATAAAAATGATGCTAGGTATACAATTCCATTTCCTGATGATGCCACCATTAATAATCCGAATTTATAA
- a CDS encoding SusC/RagA family TonB-linked outer membrane protein — translation MKRLIYLLIFIPAILMGQNQKVITGQVVDKTTKTPIIGASVYVSSAIIGSKSNTEGVIDGRMLGTTTNFDGEFKLTIRQDIKYFLVSYIGYETEKIAVSAEKTNYTIVLKESDEVLDEIIITGYQKIEKRKITSAYEKIKVAEIEQSGVSSIDHMLTGQIAGVVVQPTSGAPGAPAKIVIRGSATLNGSSDPLWVLDGIPLDGSDIPEDFRDKDNIDNLESYPIAGLNPEDIESITVLKDASATSIYGARAANGVIVITSKSGKKGSMRIQANGNFFVTQKPNFSKLNLMNSSQKVDFELYLAGRSDLTYQQDRGSVARILNYYGEYDNFQNNGFESLSLNTQNEINNLKQTNTNWGDQLYQTAVNQQYSVSISGGDDQNNYYFSTGLFDQKGTTTGTGQQRYNVTLKDKFSINDKLKVGVSLFGSQTKTSSYITGADAYTNPSYYSRTANPYLSLTDENGDYVYDPDLVERSDLNLNYNVLEERENTNYELISNSLKAILDVNYKIAKDFEINSQLGLQLDFDKTEKFSDEESYYTRKYEQRSQYNTSSGSAYYMPKGGIIQNWNSDVFQYNWKTTANYSTIFNNRHELDVMIGTEFRRNKKTEIHAKGFGFNANTLTTIAITDERALTNSLFDTYSKSYYENAYASFFGTASYTLDKKYTFFTSLRYDGSNLFGVNPKYRYLPLWSVAGSWNVFREDFISDIDFISDFKIRASYGVQGNIDKSTSPYVIGEYYTETILPGTSEEIIRATSAPNANLRWEKTVSSNIGFNLGLLDNRIHITSDYYTRTSTDLIGLQSVPLESGFSFINTNWASVSNKGFEFLLHTVNIKKDDFKWSSSFNISHNKSIVEDIEIREEDFKPSLKGYSSTAIFGIKTAGLDSNGLPLFWRDGVKVSAVDFYNLEEGTDGSQLTREEHRNLYSYIGDATPKFSGGFNNSFTYKQFGLRILTNFNLKQTVKATPSYNLTQAQPGNNYSTDILKAGKGNLPALIGFNTPGFDTDLVYNWFNSSDDGRTYDDLDIWIKDISYLRISSIKFSYSFPKKAVEKLNFSSLNFNIEGRNLFVIGTNYDGFFDPETYGSIYAQPIPKIISVGFNLTF, via the coding sequence ATGAAAAGGTTAATATATTTATTAATTTTTATTCCAGCGATACTTATGGGGCAAAACCAAAAAGTAATTACTGGTCAAGTCGTAGATAAAACTACCAAAACACCTATTATAGGCGCTTCAGTCTATGTGTCATCTGCAATTATCGGAAGCAAATCTAATACAGAAGGTGTTATAGATGGTAGAATGTTAGGTACAACTACCAATTTTGATGGAGAATTTAAGCTAACTATCCGTCAAGATATAAAATACTTTTTAGTTTCTTATATCGGTTACGAAACAGAAAAAATTGCTGTTTCTGCTGAAAAAACAAATTACACTATTGTATTAAAAGAAAGCGATGAAGTTTTAGACGAAATTATTATAACGGGTTATCAAAAAATTGAAAAACGTAAAATAACATCGGCTTACGAGAAAATTAAGGTGGCAGAAATAGAGCAATCAGGGGTTTCAAGTATAGATCATATGTTAACGGGTCAAATAGCAGGTGTTGTAGTTCAGCCTACTAGTGGAGCTCCAGGAGCACCCGCTAAAATAGTAATTCGTGGTAGTGCAACCTTAAATGGTTCTTCTGATCCTCTTTGGGTTTTAGACGGAATTCCTTTAGACGGAAGCGATATACCCGAAGATTTTAGAGATAAAGACAATATAGATAATTTAGAATCTTATCCTATTGCAGGTTTAAATCCAGAAGATATAGAAAGTATTACTGTTTTAAAAGATGCCTCTGCTACTTCTATTTATGGAGCAAGAGCAGCCAATGGAGTTATTGTTATTACAAGTAAAAGTGGTAAAAAAGGGTCTATGCGTATACAGGCTAATGGAAATTTTTTCGTTACACAAAAGCCTAATTTTAGTAAATTAAATTTAATGAATTCTAGCCAAAAAGTAGATTTCGAATTGTATTTGGCAGGTCGTTCAGACTTAACTTATCAGCAAGATAGAGGTAGTGTTGCTAGAATTTTAAATTATTATGGGGAATATGATAACTTTCAAAATAATGGTTTTGAAAGTCTTTCACTAAATACACAAAACGAAATAAATAATTTAAAACAAACCAACACTAATTGGGGAGATCAGTTATACCAAACTGCCGTTAATCAACAGTACAGTGTAAGTATTTCTGGAGGAGATGATCAGAATAACTATTATTTTTCTACAGGTTTATTTGATCAGAAAGGTACAACTACGGGCACAGGGCAACAACGTTATAATGTTACACTTAAAGATAAGTTTTCTATTAATGATAAATTAAAAGTTGGTGTCTCTCTTTTTGGTAGTCAAACAAAAACAAGTTCTTACATTACAGGTGCAGATGCCTACACAAATCCTTCTTATTATTCAAGAACTGCAAACCCGTATTTATCACTTACAGATGAAAATGGAGATTATGTTTATGATCCTGATTTAGTTGAAAGATCTGATCTAAATTTAAATTATAATGTTTTAGAAGAAAGAGAAAACACAAACTACGAATTAATATCTAACTCTTTAAAAGCTATTTTAGATGTAAATTATAAGATTGCAAAAGACTTTGAAATTAATAGTCAATTAGGTTTACAGTTAGATTTTGATAAAACAGAAAAATTTAGTGACGAAGAAAGTTATTATACAAGAAAATACGAACAAAGATCTCAGTATAATACCTCAAGTGGTTCTGCATATTACATGCCAAAAGGCGGAATAATTCAAAATTGGAATTCTGATGTATTTCAATATAATTGGAAAACCACAGCAAACTACAGCACAATATTTAACAATAGGCATGAGCTAGATGTTATGATTGGTACAGAATTCAGAAGGAATAAAAAAACGGAAATCCATGCAAAAGGCTTTGGTTTTAATGCAAATACACTAACAACAATTGCCATAACAGACGAAAGAGCTTTAACAAATTCTTTATTCGATACGTACAGTAAATCGTATTATGAAAACGCATATGCTTCATTTTTTGGAACAGCATCTTATACTTTAGATAAAAAATATACTTTTTTTACGAGTTTAAGATACGATGGTTCTAACCTTTTTGGGGTAAATCCTAAATATAGATATTTACCTTTATGGTCTGTTGCTGGGTCGTGGAATGTGTTTAGAGAAGATTTTATATCTGATATAGATTTTATTAGCGATTTTAAAATACGTGCTTCTTATGGTGTACAAGGTAATATTGATAAATCTACATCTCCATATGTAATTGGTGAGTATTATACAGAGACTATTTTACCAGGTACAAGCGAAGAGATTATTAGAGCAACTAGTGCACCAAATGCAAATCTTAGATGGGAAAAAACGGTATCGTCTAATATTGGATTCAATTTAGGATTACTTGATAATCGAATTCATATAACAAGTGATTATTATACCAGAACAAGTACAGATTTAATAGGCTTACAATCTGTTCCTTTAGAAAGTGGTTTTAGTTTTATAAATACCAACTGGGCAAGTGTTAGTAACAAAGGGTTCGAATTTTTATTACATACTGTTAATATTAAAAAAGATGATTTTAAATGGTCGTCAAGTTTCAACATCTCTCATAACAAAAGTATTGTAGAAGATATAGAAATTAGAGAAGAAGATTTTAAACCCTCTTTAAAAGGGTATAGTTCTACAGCTATTTTTGGTATTAAAACAGCAGGATTAGACAGTAATGGTCTTCCATTATTTTGGAGAGATGGTGTAAAAGTATCAGCAGTAGATTTTTATAATTTAGAAGAAGGTACAGATGGTAGTCAACTAACAAGAGAAGAACACAGAAATTTATATTCTTATATTGGTGATGCTACTCCAAAATTTAGTGGTGGTTTTAATAATAGTTTTACATACAAGCAATTTGGCTTACGTATTTTAACCAACTTTAATCTTAAGCAAACTGTAAAAGCCACACCAAGTTATAATTTAACTCAAGCACAACCAGGCAATAATTATAGTACCGATATTTTAAAAGCAGGTAAAGGTAACCTACCTGCCTTAATTGGTTTTAATACACCAGGTTTTGATACTGATTTAGTATATAATTGGTTTAACTCTTCTGATGATGGTAGAACTTACGATGATTTAGATATTTGGATTAAAGACATCTCTTATTTACGTATTAGCAGCATTAAGTTTAGCTATTCATTCCCTAAAAAAGCCGTCGAAAAATTAAATTTCTCTAGTTTAAATTTTAACATAGAAGGGCGCAATTTATTTGTTATTGGTACTAATTACGATGGTTTCTTCGATCCAGAAACTTATGGTAGTATTTACGCTCAACCAATACCTAAAATTATTTCTGTAGGATTTAACCTTACGTTTTAA
- a CDS encoding zinc-dependent metalloprotease encodes MKYTSFKDKALIRYTVFCMLFFICSTNFAQEKEDETKKDSNNISDTKKLNYQKFLKEAKVKKGVFNLYTLKDEYYFEIPDSLLSRDFLIVNKVSSVPYALNGHGLNKGMTFETKMVRFYKDTLANKVWVKTINPRVQSPTNDAISLSVKDNFRESIIEEFDIEANNTDSTSVFIKVNKVFNGKEKSFSDVLTNIGLGGSVKTKLSKIETIKSFPENIVVKSIVTTGVKEAGSAELPLTIGVTINIVLLPTKIMKPRFDDHRIGFFSIPMEYYSDSQHEVEIRHMITRWNLEPKDKDIAAYSRGELVEPKKPIVYYIDPATPKQWRSYIEKGVYDWSVAFEAAGFKNAVKVKFPSDNDIDFDADDVRYSVITYAASEKQNAMGPSVVDPRSGQILEADIIWWHNLMKGLHAWIRVQTGPIDAKARGNKFSDTHMGEAIRFVSSHEVGHTFGLKHNMGASFSYPVDSLRSRTFTSKMGGTAPSIMDYARFNYVAQPEDNVVDITPKIGVYDTYAINWGYRWIQNKTAHEELPILNQWIRKHENDPLYFYGAQQNSIVDPRSQSEDLGDNAIKASEYGLKNLKRIMPNILKWTNEEGQDYYKASKLYKSVIDQWELYNNHVMANIGGVYVNNTVSGDGKDTFKPVSGAFQKKALNYLINNAIMPQKWLFTPQITNKIFAVRDAPDGERYYSPVSMLRIYQTNVIYALVKTDRLMRITENQVLSNDKEEAFTEEYLFDTLFDAIFKKTKKGLSLDMFDRITQKNYIDVLTVDRNKLLEKTKENTISNDTNKFKNIHFSYLPRVADIGTNKRAALEKALRLLEKKKRKGDRATKEHYSDLIARITYNLKN; translated from the coding sequence ATGAAATACACTTCATTTAAGGATAAAGCCTTGATTCGTTATACTGTTTTTTGCATGCTGTTTTTTATTTGCAGCACAAATTTTGCGCAAGAAAAAGAAGATGAAACAAAAAAAGACAGCAACAATATATCAGATACAAAAAAGCTGAATTATCAAAAATTTTTAAAAGAGGCTAAAGTTAAAAAAGGTGTTTTTAATCTTTATACTCTAAAGGATGAGTATTACTTCGAAATTCCAGACTCGCTACTTTCTAGAGATTTTCTTATCGTAAATAAAGTATCTAGTGTGCCTTATGCTTTAAACGGTCATGGTTTAAATAAAGGAATGACCTTCGAAACCAAAATGGTTCGTTTTTATAAAGATACATTAGCAAATAAAGTTTGGGTTAAAACCATAAATCCAAGAGTGCAATCTCCTACAAATGATGCAATTTCATTATCCGTTAAAGATAATTTTAGAGAATCGATTATAGAAGAATTTGATATTGAGGCGAACAATACAGATTCTACATCAGTATTTATAAAAGTGAATAAAGTTTTTAACGGAAAAGAGAAGAGTTTTAGCGATGTGCTTACAAATATTGGCTTAGGTGGAAGTGTAAAAACCAAACTTTCTAAAATAGAAACAATTAAATCTTTTCCAGAAAATATTGTAGTTAAATCAATAGTAACTACAGGTGTAAAAGAAGCTGGCAGTGCAGAATTACCACTAACAATTGGGGTAACAATAAACATTGTATTATTGCCGACTAAAATTATGAAACCACGGTTTGATGATCATCGTATTGGTTTTTTTAGTATTCCAATGGAATATTATTCAGACAGTCAGCATGAGGTAGAAATCAGACACATGATTACACGTTGGAATTTAGAGCCAAAAGATAAAGACATAGCAGCTTATAGCAGAGGTGAATTAGTAGAACCTAAAAAACCAATAGTATATTATATAGACCCAGCAACACCAAAACAATGGAGATCTTATATAGAAAAGGGTGTTTATGATTGGAGTGTAGCTTTTGAAGCTGCCGGATTTAAAAATGCTGTTAAAGTTAAATTTCCTTCGGATAATGATATAGATTTTGATGCAGATGATGTTCGTTATTCTGTAATTACGTACGCAGCATCAGAAAAGCAAAATGCTATGGGACCGTCTGTTGTAGATCCTAGAAGTGGTCAAATTTTAGAAGCAGATATTATTTGGTGGCACAATTTAATGAAAGGTTTACATGCTTGGATTCGTGTACAAACAGGCCCAATAGACGCTAAAGCTAGAGGTAATAAGTTTTCTGATACACATATGGGAGAAGCAATTCGTTTTGTGTCTTCTCATGAAGTTGGGCATACCTTTGGATTAAAACACAATATGGGCGCTTCTTTTAGTTATCCTGTAGATTCTTTAAGATCGAGAACATTTACTTCTAAAATGGGCGGTACAGCACCATCTATTATGGATTATGCTAGATTTAACTATGTAGCTCAGCCAGAAGATAATGTAGTAGATATTACTCCTAAAATAGGTGTTTACGATACTTATGCAATCAATTGGGGATATAGATGGATACAAAATAAAACCGCTCATGAAGAGTTACCTATTTTAAACCAATGGATTCGTAAACATGAAAACGATCCCCTGTATTTTTATGGAGCGCAACAAAATAGTATTGTAGATCCAAGATCTCAAAGCGAAGATTTAGGCGATAATGCTATTAAAGCAAGTGAATATGGTTTAAAAAACTTAAAAAGGATAATGCCTAATATTTTAAAATGGACAAACGAAGAAGGGCAAGATTATTACAAAGCATCAAAATTATATAAATCTGTAATTGATCAGTGGGAGCTTTATAATAATCATGTTATGGCAAATATTGGGGGTGTTTATGTAAACAATACTGTTTCTGGCGATGGCAAAGATACTTTTAAACCAGTATCTGGTGCGTTTCAAAAAAAGGCGCTTAATTATTTAATTAACAATGCAATAATGCCTCAAAAGTGGCTGTTTACACCACAAATAACAAATAAGATATTTGCGGTAAGAGATGCGCCAGATGGCGAGCGTTACTACTCTCCCGTATCTATGCTGCGTATTTATCAAACAAATGTAATTTATGCTTTGGTTAAAACAGATCGTTTAATGCGTATTACAGAGAATCAAGTTTTATCAAATGATAAAGAAGAAGCTTTTACAGAAGAATATTTATTTGATACTCTTTTTGATGCGATATTTAAGAAAACAAAAAAAGGACTGTCTTTAGATATGTTCGATCGTATTACCCAGAAAAATTATATCGATGTTTTAACCGTAGATAGAAATAAACTTTTAGAAAAAACGAAAGAAAACACCATTTCTAACGACACTAATAAGTTTAAAAACATTCATTTCTCTTATTTACCTAGAGTTGCGGATATCGGAACAAATAAAAGAGCTGCTTTAGAGAAAGCATTAAGGTTATTAGAAAAAAAGAAAAGAAAAGGAGACAGAGCAACCAAAGAGCATTATAGCGATTTGATTGCAAGAATAACTTATAATTTGAAAAACTAA
- a CDS encoding histidine kinase, with product MASNNLFLKFKQHRQYFFISFLFIAIYFIGSALITPKITSVTENLVEDLIQGNLKDKENVVFFEFNQLNSYLNDAEQIIKYSNKTSTKELKEKLVFTAGLALENQNISNTFIVFSKNDTVDFYSPNKNALYTKEIHNYLSKKNVSETKNTRDTILTSKNKVLYRKTYAIKLKNDTTVTFGYDVDLLNFWNYFSEKYKGDGGYTVVTNKDGVCILHPDTTYIGKKLEGYFDTISIEKVLQSTIKINGYYVPRNKNILTSKAVSEFLDLEVLRYYQTIKISNTSLITVVSFPVQIHLKETTQSIQRYFSWISSLAFATFMLILIVYRLQLKKEFVENLRVLEEKEQLIYANEKYQKENAVLQLNQLKKKMNPHFLFNSLNSLHVLIDLNPELSQQFVIKLADVYRYLLEERDGNLISVKKEITFLQQYVFLQEIRFNNSLNVSIINKSDAKVLQNKIPFLSLETLVENAIKHNNITKQNPLFIEVIILNDKIKVINNYMPRKQKDENSHQIGLTYLENTYQYYQIKNFNTAILDGKFICTLPFINVK from the coding sequence ATGGCTTCAAATAATTTATTCTTAAAATTTAAGCAACACAGGCAATACTTTTTTATTAGTTTCTTATTTATTGCTATTTACTTTATAGGAAGTGCTTTAATAACACCAAAAATTACCTCTGTTACAGAAAATTTAGTAGAAGATTTAATTCAAGGTAATTTAAAGGATAAGGAAAACGTGGTATTTTTCGAGTTTAATCAATTGAATAGTTATTTAAATGATGCTGAGCAAATTATTAAATATTCTAATAAAACATCCACCAAAGAATTAAAAGAAAAGCTAGTTTTTACAGCTGGTTTGGCTTTAGAAAATCAAAATATTTCTAATACGTTTATCGTATTTTCTAAAAATGATACAGTAGATTTTTATAGTCCCAATAAGAATGCTTTATACACTAAAGAAATACATAATTATCTCAGTAAAAAAAATGTATCAGAAACAAAAAATACTAGAGATACCATACTAACTAGTAAAAATAAAGTACTCTATAGAAAAACATATGCTATAAAATTAAAAAACGATACTACTGTTACTTTTGGTTATGATGTTGATTTATTAAACTTTTGGAACTATTTTTCTGAAAAATATAAAGGAGATGGTGGATATACGGTGGTAACCAACAAAGACGGGGTTTGTATTTTGCATCCAGACACAACATATATAGGAAAAAAGTTAGAAGGTTATTTCGATACTATTTCTATAGAAAAAGTGTTGCAAAGTACAATTAAGATAAATGGTTATTATGTACCTAGAAATAAAAATATTTTAACATCTAAAGCTGTTTCAGAATTTTTAGATTTAGAGGTGCTAAGATATTATCAAACCATAAAAATAAGCAATACATCATTAATAACTGTTGTTAGTTTTCCTGTTCAAATTCATTTAAAAGAAACCACACAAAGCATACAACGTTATTTTTCTTGGATCAGTTCTTTAGCATTTGCTACATTCATGCTTATTTTAATTGTTTACAGATTGCAATTAAAAAAAGAATTTGTTGAAAATCTTAGGGTTTTAGAAGAAAAAGAACAGTTAATTTATGCAAATGAAAAATATCAAAAAGAAAATGCAGTACTTCAATTAAATCAGTTAAAGAAAAAAATGAATCCTCATTTTCTATTTAATAGTTTAAATTCTTTACATGTTTTAATTGATTTAAATCCAGAATTATCTCAGCAATTTGTTATAAAGTTAGCAGACGTATACAGATATCTTTTAGAGGAAAGAGATGGTAATTTAATATCTGTAAAAAAAGAGATTACCTTTTTACAACAATATGTGTTTTTGCAAGAAATACGGTTTAATAATAGTTTAAATGTTTCTATAATTAACAAAAGTGATGCTAAAGTATTGCAAAATAAAATACCTTTTTTGTCTTTAGAAACCTTGGTAGAAAATGCTATAAAACACAATAACATTACAAAACAAAATCCATTATTTATAGAAGTTATAATTTTAAACGATAAGATAAAAGTTATAAATAATTATATGCCAAGAAAGCAAAAAGACGAGAATAGTCATCAAATTGGGCTAACTTATTTAGAGAATACGTACCAATATTATCAAATTAAAAACTTTAATACAGCCATTTTAGATGGTAAATTTATCTGCACACTACCCTTTATTAATGTAAAATAG
- a CDS encoding LytTR family DNA-binding domain-containing protein, translating into MDIVIIEDEDLAANSLEKMLLKMEYPITIKKRLESVEQSIEWFKNNTCDLILSDIHLGDGESFEIFDSLKIKTPIIFTTAFDQYAIQSFQFFAIDYLLKPYDTVRLENAIKKHINFNKNTAVDFKQLDKYILELKDSNEKKEEQKRFLVSIGENFRSIESNQIAYFMAENKSLFIFTISGESYLYADTISSLEHKLSKDQFFKINRKYIISHLAIKKIAKYSHNRLKIELQPQINARDLIFVSSNRITAFKDWLNR; encoded by the coding sequence ATGGATATTGTTATTATTGAAGATGAAGATTTAGCTGCAAATTCTTTAGAAAAAATGCTTTTAAAAATGGAGTATCCTATAACCATAAAAAAGCGTTTAGAAAGTGTTGAGCAATCTATAGAATGGTTTAAGAATAATACTTGCGATCTTATTTTAAGCGATATTCATTTAGGTGATGGAGAAAGTTTTGAGATTTTTGATTCCTTAAAAATAAAAACCCCTATAATTTTTACAACTGCCTTCGATCAATATGCCATACAATCATTCCAGTTTTTTGCTATCGATTATTTATTAAAACCTTATGATACGGTTCGGTTAGAAAACGCTATAAAAAAGCACATTAATTTTAATAAAAACACAGCAGTAGATTTTAAACAGCTAGATAAATACATTTTAGAGTTAAAAGATTCTAACGAAAAAAAAGAAGAACAAAAACGTTTTTTGGTATCTATTGGAGAAAATTTTCGATCTATAGAAAGTAACCAAATTGCCTATTTTATGGCAGAAAATAAATCACTTTTTATATTTACAATTTCTGGTGAAAGTTATTTATATGCAGACACCATTTCTAGTTTAGAGCATAAATTATCTAAAGATCAATTTTTTAAAATAAACCGAAAATATATTATTAGTCATTTAGCCATTAAAAAAATTGCAAAATACAGTCACAATAGATTGAAAATAGAATTACAACCACAAATAAATGCAAGAGATCTTATTTTTGTAAGTTCTAATCGTATCACTGCTTTTAAAGATTGGTTAAATCGTTAA